One Siniperca chuatsi isolate FFG_IHB_CAS linkage group LG3, ASM2008510v1, whole genome shotgun sequence genomic region harbors:
- the shoc2 gene encoding leucine-rich repeat protein SHOC-2, which produces MSSTLGKEKDSKEKDPKGGPAGKEREKEAKALASLVKDGGKETKTKGKDAKEGKKDTSSSTPGVAFSVDNTIKRPNPAPGTRKKSSNAEVIKELNKCREENSMRLDLSKRSIHMLPTSIKELTQLAELYLYSNKLQSLPAEVGCLSGLVTLALSENSLTSLPDSLDSLKKLRMLDLRHNKLREIPAVVYRLTSLTTLYLRFNRITTVEKDIRNLSKLTMLSIRENKIKQLPAEIGELCNLITLDVAHNQLEHLPKEIGNCTQITNLDLQHNELLDLPETIGNLASINRLGLRYNRLSAIPRSLAKCRELEELNLENNNISVLPEGLLSSLVNLTSLTLARNCFQSYPVGGPSQFSTIYSLNMEHNRINKIPFGIFSRAKVLSKLNMKDNQLTSLPLDFGTWTSMVELNLATNQLTKIPEDVCGLVSLEVLILSNNLLKKLPHGIGNLRKLRELDLEENKLECLPNEIAYLKDLQKLVLTNNQLTTLPRGIGHLTNLTHLGLGENLLQHLPEEIGTLENLEELYLNDNPNLHSLPFELALCSKLSIMSIENCPLSHLPPQIVAGGPSFIIQFLKMQGPYRAMV; this is translated from the exons ATGAGTAGTACTTTAGGCAAAGAAAAAGATTCGAAAGAAAAGGACCCCAAAGGTGGTCCAGcggggaaagagagggaaaaggaggcCAAGGCTCTAGCCAGCTTAGTCAAGGATGGTGGCAAAGAAACGAAGACCAAAGGGAAAGATGCcaaagaaggaaagaaggacACCAGCAGCTCAACACCGGGTGTTGCCTTCTCTGTTGACAACACGATAAAGCGGCCAAACCCTGCACCAGGTACGCGTAAGAAGTCCAGCAATGCTGAGGTGATCAAAGAGCTTAACAAGTGCCGGGAGGAGAACTCAATGAGACTGGACCTATCTAAACGGTCCATTCACATGCTGCCCACCTCCATTAAGGAGTTGACGCAGCTGGCTGAACTCTACTTATACAGCAACAAGCTGCAGAGCCTGCCGGCTGAGGTGGGTTGCCTATCAGGCCTGGTCACTTTGGCCCTAAGTGAGAACTCCCTGACCAGTTTGCCTGACTCTCTGGACTCCCTTAAGAAGCTTCGAATGCTCGACCTCCGGCACAACAAGCTGAGAGAGATACCGGCTGTTGTCTACCGGCTGACCTCTCTGACCACGCTGTACCTGCGCTTCAACCGCATCACAACAGTGGAGAAGGACATCCGAAACCTATCCAAGCTCACTATGCTCAGCATTCGTGAGAACAAGATTAAACAGCTGCCCGCAGAGATAG GGGAGCTATGTAACCTCATAACTCTGGATGTTGCCCATAACCAGTTGGAACACCTACCGAAGGAGATTGGGAATTGCACACAGATAACCAACCTCGACTTGCAGCACAATGAGCTCTTGGACCTCCCAGAAACTATAG GCAATCTGGCAAGCATAAATCGCTTAGGTCTGAGATACAACAGATTGTCAGCCATCCCCAGATCATTAGCCAAATGTCGAGAACTGGAGGAGCTAAACcttgaaaacaacaacatttcagtgtTGCCAGAG GGCCTACTGTCAAGTTTGGTCAACCTGACCAGTCTAACACTGGCGAGGAACTGCTTCCAGTCGTACCCTGTGGGAGGACCATCCCAGTTCTCCACCATCTACTCCCTCAACATGGAGCACAACCGCATCAACAAGATCCCCTTTGGTATCTTCTCCAGGGCCAAAGTGTTAAGCAAGCTTAACATGAAG GACAACCAGTTAACGTCTCTGCCATTGGACTTTGGCACATGGACTAGCATGGTCGAGCTTAACCTGGCCACCAATCAGCTGACAAAAATCCCAGAGGACGTTTGTGGTTTAGTCTCTCTGGAG GTGTTAATATTGTCCAATAATCTTCTCAAGAAGTTACCACATGGTATTGGGAATTTGAGAAAGCTACGGGAGCTCGACTTGGAGGAAAACAAGCTGGAATGTCTACCCAATGAAATTGCTTATCTTAAAGATTTACAG AAATTGGTGTTGACAAATAATCAGCTGACTACGTTACCCAGAGGCATCGGTCACCTCACCAACCTGACTCATCTTGGTTTGGGGGAGAACCTGCTGCAACACCTTCCAGAGGAGATTG GTACACTGGAGAATTTGGAGGAACTGTACCTCAACGACAACCCCAACCTGCACAGCCTCCCGTTTGAGCTGGCCCTCTGCAGCAAGCTGTCCATCATGAGCATCGAGAACTGTCCCCTCAGCCACCTGCCGCCCCAGATTGTTGCGGGAGGCCCCTCCTTCATCATCCAGTTCCTCAAGATGCAGGGACCATACCGTGCCATGGTCTGA